The following are from one region of the Flavobacteriaceae bacterium UJ101 genome:
- a CDS encoding putative 24.6 kDa protein in ccpA 3'region (May be involved in some transport function. Belongs to the MotB family; Contains 1 OmpA-like domain.) has protein sequence MKRIIVLSSILGLVLTSCVSQKEFDALNGKYTKALDELGVYEGRLQDCKTEKSNLESKNGALNSQISSLEGNIATLQKSLESCVSLNQQGNTNISKLIDEINSSNSYIKDLIAQNQKQDSLNKALSGRLKRSLDDVNDQDVQIQVKKGVVFISLSDKMLFKSGKYEINTNAATVLAKIGKVVNDYKDYDILIEGHTDNVPISNKLIKDNWDLSAMRATAIARYLQNDLQVNPARITAGARSEYVPKASNLTPEGRAINRRTEIIILPKLEEFMKLMDIQAKNVQK, from the coding sequence ATGAAGAGAATAATCGTTTTAAGCTCCATTCTTGGCTTAGTTCTTACCTCTTGTGTGAGTCAGAAAGAATTTGATGCATTAAATGGAAAATATACCAAAGCTCTTGATGAACTGGGTGTATATGAAGGTCGTTTACAAGATTGTAAAACGGAAAAGTCTAATTTAGAATCTAAAAATGGAGCATTAAACTCTCAAATTTCTTCTTTAGAAGGGAATATTGCTACATTACAAAAATCTTTAGAAAGTTGTGTAAGTTTAAACCAACAAGGTAATACCAACATTAGTAAATTAATTGACGAAATCAATTCATCTAACAGTTATATAAAAGATTTAATTGCACAAAATCAAAAACAAGATTCATTAAACAAAGCTTTAAGTGGTCGTTTAAAACGTTCATTGGATGATGTAAATGATCAAGATGTACAAATTCAGGTTAAAAAAGGTGTTGTATTTATTTCTTTATCAGACAAAATGTTATTCAAATCTGGAAAATATGAAATCAATACTAATGCAGCAACTGTTTTAGCTAAAATTGGAAAAGTAGTAAATGATTATAAAGATTATGATATTTTAATTGAAGGACACACAGATAATGTTCCAATCTCAAACAAATTAATTAAAGATAATTGGGATTTATCTGCTATGAGAGCTACGGCAATTGCACGCTATTTACAAAATGATTTGCAAGTCAATCCTGCAAGAATTACAGCAGGTGCACGTTCTGAGTATGTTCCTAAAGCATCTAATTTAACTCCTGAAGGTCGTGCTATTAACCGACGTACAGAAATTATTATTCTTCCTAAATTAGAAGAGTTTATGAAGTTAATGGATATTCAAGCTAAAAATGTTCAAAAATAA
- the GLDC|gcvP gene encoding glycine dehydrogenase (aminomethyl-transferring) (The glycine cleavage system catalyzes the degradation of glycine. The P protein binds the alpha-amino group of glycine through its pyridoxal phosphate cofacto; CO(2) is released and the remaining methylamine moiety is then transferred to the lipoamide cofactor of the H protein; Belongs to the GcvP family.; KEGG: aha:AHA_1720 glycine dehydrogenase) — MQLTDFQKRHIGISENAKNEMLKQLNCKSIEDLIDKTIPSKILAKKDLNIGEALTEYEMLNHLKRLSSKNQLSKNYIGLGYHPTITPSVIHRNVLENPGWYTAYTPYQAEIAQGRLEALINFQTTVVELTGMEIANASLLDEGTAAAEAMTMLYGSRTRNQKKNNANKLFVSDEVLPQTLAVLKPKAEAFDVELIVGKIDDFKPTEDYFALLIQYPGKYGKIVEHTNIVAEAKELEIATIVAADILALTLLTPPGEWGADVVVGTTQRLGIPLGFGGPHAAYFATLEKYKRNIPGRIIGISKDRYDRKAYRMALQTREQHIKRERATSNICTAQVLLAVMAGMYAVYHGADGLTNIAKDIHFKTKQIAESVSGNVNEYYFDTLHFTNVDTKAIRTQAEDKNINFNYINDRELSISINEMTSEVDIEEIISLLSGMVSQSEETLQIPESLKRVSTFLQEDVFKKYHTETEMMRYIKRLERKDLSLNHSMISLGSCTMKLNAATQMLPLSWAEWNNMHPFQPKDQVMGYLEMIQNLEDDLSEITGFAATSLQPNSGAQGEYAGLMVIKKYHESRGDHVRNIVIIPASAHGTNPASATMSGMKVVVVKSLENGNIDYEDLKIKVEKHSHELAALMITYPSTHGVFESHILDITNLIHEHGGQVYMDGANMNAQVGYTNPGIIGADVCHLNLHKTFAIPHGGGGPGVGPICVAEHLKPFLPSNPIVKVGGEQGIEAISSAPYGSALVLLISYSYIKMLGTKGLKNATAYAILNANYLKSILEKEYDILYTGESGNVAHEMIVDFRKFKSLGIEVADVAKRLMDYGFHAPTVSFPVAGTLMIEPTESESKEEIDRFAEALISIKNEIEEIAEGKASEEENVLKNAPHIMSQITADEWSFPYSRSKAAYPLEWVRENKFWATVNRIDEAYGDRNLMCTCAPIEEYV; from the coding sequence ATGCAATTAACAGATTTTCAAAAAAGACATATAGGTATCTCAGAAAATGCTAAGAATGAGATGCTAAAACAGTTAAATTGTAAATCAATTGAAGATTTAATTGATAAAACGATACCGTCTAAGATACTGGCAAAAAAAGATTTAAATATAGGAGAGGCCTTAACAGAATATGAGATGTTAAATCATTTGAAAAGACTTTCTTCAAAAAATCAACTATCAAAGAATTATATTGGCTTAGGATATCATCCAACCATAACACCATCTGTTATTCATCGTAATGTTTTAGAAAACCCAGGGTGGTATACTGCGTATACGCCTTATCAGGCAGAAATTGCGCAGGGAAGATTAGAGGCATTAATTAATTTCCAAACAACAGTTGTAGAGCTAACTGGAATGGAAATTGCAAATGCTTCATTATTAGATGAAGGAACAGCAGCTGCCGAAGCGATGACTATGTTATATGGTTCTCGTACACGAAATCAAAAAAAGAATAATGCGAATAAATTGTTTGTTTCAGATGAAGTTTTGCCACAAACATTAGCCGTTTTAAAACCAAAAGCTGAAGCATTTGATGTAGAATTGATTGTTGGAAAGATAGATGATTTTAAACCTACAGAAGATTATTTTGCTCTTTTAATTCAATATCCAGGGAAGTATGGAAAAATAGTTGAGCATACAAATATAGTAGCCGAAGCAAAAGAATTAGAAATAGCAACAATTGTAGCAGCTGATATTTTAGCTTTAACATTATTAACTCCTCCAGGTGAATGGGGAGCAGATGTTGTCGTTGGAACTACTCAACGTTTGGGAATTCCATTAGGATTTGGAGGACCTCATGCGGCCTATTTTGCTACATTAGAAAAATACAAACGTAACATACCAGGACGTATAATTGGTATTTCAAAAGATCGTTATGATCGTAAAGCATATAGAATGGCTTTACAAACACGTGAGCAACATATTAAACGTGAACGTGCAACTTCAAATATTTGTACAGCACAGGTATTATTAGCTGTAATGGCAGGGATGTATGCTGTTTATCATGGAGCAGATGGCTTAACAAACATTGCAAAAGATATTCATTTTAAAACAAAACAAATTGCTGAAAGTGTTTCAGGTAATGTAAATGAATATTATTTTGATACATTACATTTTACTAATGTTGATACAAAAGCAATTAGAACTCAGGCAGAAGATAAGAATATCAATTTTAATTATATTAATGATAGAGAATTGTCGATATCAATTAATGAAATGACTTCAGAAGTTGATATTGAAGAAATCATATCATTATTAAGTGGTATGGTGTCTCAATCGGAGGAAACACTACAAATTCCTGAAAGTTTAAAAAGAGTTTCTACATTTTTACAAGAAGATGTCTTTAAAAAATACCATACGGAAACTGAAATGATGCGTTACATCAAACGTTTGGAGCGAAAAGATTTATCGTTAAATCATTCTATGATTTCATTAGGATCCTGTACGATGAAATTAAATGCAGCAACTCAAATGCTTCCTTTAAGTTGGGCAGAGTGGAATAATATGCATCCTTTTCAGCCTAAAGATCAAGTGATGGGTTATTTAGAAATGATTCAAAATTTAGAAGATGATTTATCTGAAATAACAGGATTTGCAGCAACATCTTTACAACCTAATTCAGGTGCTCAAGGTGAGTATGCAGGACTTATGGTGATAAAAAAATATCATGAATCAAGAGGAGATCATGTTCGAAATATAGTAATTATACCAGCTTCAGCTCATGGAACCAATCCAGCTTCTGCTACTATGTCAGGAATGAAAGTAGTCGTAGTAAAATCATTGGAAAATGGTAATATAGATTATGAAGATTTAAAAATAAAAGTAGAAAAACATAGTCATGAATTAGCTGCATTAATGATTACTTACCCATCAACACATGGTGTATTTGAAAGTCATATATTAGATATTACCAATCTAATTCACGAGCATGGAGGACAAGTATATATGGATGGGGCTAATATGAATGCACAAGTGGGATACACAAACCCTGGAATAATTGGAGCTGATGTTTGCCACTTAAATTTACATAAAACATTTGCTATTCCACATGGCGGCGGTGGACCAGGAGTTGGACCAATTTGCGTAGCGGAACATTTAAAACCATTTTTACCTTCAAATCCTATTGTAAAAGTAGGAGGAGAGCAAGGAATTGAGGCTATTTCTTCAGCACCTTATGGGTCTGCATTGGTTCTACTTATTTCTTATTCGTACATTAAAATGTTAGGAACAAAAGGATTAAAGAATGCAACAGCATATGCTATTTTAAATGCTAATTATCTAAAATCGATTTTAGAAAAAGAATACGATATTTTATATACAGGTGAGAGTGGAAATGTAGCCCATGAAATGATTGTAGATTTTAGAAAATTTAAATCATTAGGAATTGAAGTTGCTGATGTGGCAAAACGTTTAATGGATTATGGGTTTCATGCTCCAACAGTCTCATTTCCAGTCGCTGGGACTCTAATGATTGAACCAACTGAAAGTGAAAGTAAAGAAGAAATCGATCGTTTTGCAGAAGCTTTAATTTCTATAAAGAATGAAATAGAAGAAATTGCAGAAGGAAAAGCGTCTGAGGAAGAAAATGTGTTGAAAAACGCACCTCATATTATGAGTCAGATTACTGCTGATGAATGGTCATTCCCTTATTCAAGAAGTAAAGCAGCGTATCCTTTAGAATGGGTAAGAGAGAATAAATTTTGGGCAACCGTTAATCGAATTGATGAAGCCTATGGAGATCGAAATTTAATGTGTACATGTGCTCCTATTGAGGAATATGTGTAA
- a CDS encoding UPF0039 protein (Belongs to the UPF0039 (ElaA) family; Contains 1 N-acetyltransferase domain.) yields MKDNWQIKSWEELTKKEFHDMIQLRETVFVVEQNCPYLDVDGKDEQSYHLFLYRQNHMVAYSRLIPRGISYNNGLSIGRVVVSPDFRGQQLARDMMKLAIQQTLELFKEDTIIISAQTYLLNFYTSLGFQSTGKEYLEDNLPHIKMIYKRT; encoded by the coding sequence ATGAAAGATAATTGGCAAATTAAATCATGGGAGGAACTAACAAAAAAAGAATTTCATGATATGATTCAATTAAGGGAGACTGTTTTTGTAGTAGAACAAAATTGTCCTTATTTAGATGTAGATGGAAAAGATGAACAATCGTATCATTTATTTTTATATAGGCAGAATCATATGGTGGCTTATTCTCGATTGATTCCAAGAGGTATTTCATATAATAATGGATTATCAATAGGAAGAGTTGTTGTTTCACCAGATTTTAGAGGACAGCAATTAGCTCGTGATATGATGAAATTAGCTATTCAACAAACTTTAGAATTATTTAAAGAAGATACCATTATAATCAGTGCTCAAACTTATTTATTGAATTTTTACACCAGTTTAGGTTTTCAATCCACAGGTAAAGAATATCTAGAAGATAATTTACCTCATATAAAAATGATCTATAAAAGAACATAG
- the glgB gene encoding 1,4-alpha-glucan branching enzyme (Belongs to the glycosyl hydrolase 13 family. GlgB subfamily.; KEGG: hym:N008_13880 1,4-alpha-glucan branching enzyme) — MIHLPLVKEDPQLKPFESAINNRLEWYYNTLDYINSDFENLQNFANAHHFFGFNYDEINKGWWFREWAPNANYLSLIGDFNSWDRAANPMNRMDYGVWEVFLPDSDYGERLYDGSLVKVHISAQNGQLDRIPTFINRVIQNESGGFNGQFIKGSTFKWTDKKFDLSKIKNPIIYEAHVGMAQEEGKVGTYKEFTQHILPKIKKLGYNVIQMMAIQEHPYYASFGYHVSNFFAPSSRFGSPDDLRELINEAHRLGIAVVMDVVHSHAVKNRDEGLAEFDGTELYFSGWHPAWDSRLFDYGKIEVKRFLVSNLKYWMEEFHFDGFRFDGVTSMLYHHHGHTSFGEYADYFGGEENNDAVLYLQLANTLIHEVNPYAISICEDMSGMPGACRKINEGGLGFDYRLGMGIPDYWTTLLEEKQDEEWHMGDLFYHLTNRRWKEKTIAYAESHDQALVGDKTIAFWLMDQEMYTNMSVFSPSINIDRGIALHKMIRFITMTLGGEGYLNFMGNEFGHPEWVDFPREGNNWSYHYARRQWSLPETDHLKYKFLNEFDEAMIEFAKKETILEGYSHKIHEDNERRILVFEKNELIYIFNFNQDSFEDYSIPIYKKGNYKVVFSSDDEIFGGFNRVDKKFQYLIDDKQSLQIYLPSRMVVVLKKN; from the coding sequence ATGATTCATTTACCATTGGTGAAAGAAGACCCTCAATTAAAGCCTTTTGAATCGGCTATTAATAATCGTTTAGAGTGGTATTATAATACCTTAGATTATATCAATAGCGATTTTGAAAATCTTCAGAATTTTGCAAACGCACATCATTTTTTTGGATTTAATTATGATGAAATAAATAAAGGATGGTGGTTTAGAGAATGGGCACCTAATGCGAATTATTTAAGTTTAATAGGTGATTTTAATAGTTGGGATCGAGCAGCTAATCCAATGAATCGTATGGATTATGGTGTATGGGAAGTTTTTTTACCTGATTCTGATTATGGCGAACGCCTATATGATGGATCTTTGGTTAAAGTTCATATTAGTGCTCAAAATGGTCAATTAGATCGTATACCAACTTTCATTAATCGAGTTATTCAAAACGAAAGTGGAGGCTTCAATGGACAATTTATTAAAGGTTCTACGTTTAAATGGACTGATAAAAAGTTTGATTTATCTAAAATTAAAAATCCTATTATTTATGAGGCACATGTAGGAATGGCTCAAGAGGAAGGAAAAGTAGGTACATATAAAGAATTTACACAACATATTTTACCTAAAATTAAGAAATTGGGTTATAATGTTATTCAAATGATGGCCATACAAGAACATCCTTATTATGCCTCATTTGGATATCATGTCTCTAATTTCTTTGCACCATCTTCAAGATTTGGTTCACCAGATGATTTACGAGAATTGATTAATGAAGCACATCGATTAGGAATTGCAGTAGTGATGGATGTTGTACATTCGCATGCAGTTAAAAATCGTGATGAAGGATTAGCTGAATTTGACGGAACAGAATTATACTTTTCTGGTTGGCATCCTGCATGGGATTCTCGTTTATTTGATTATGGGAAAATTGAAGTGAAACGATTTTTAGTATCAAATTTAAAATATTGGATGGAAGAATTCCATTTTGACGGTTTTCGATTTGATGGTGTAACGTCTATGTTATATCATCATCATGGACATACTAGTTTTGGAGAATATGCTGATTATTTTGGTGGAGAAGAAAATAATGATGCGGTTTTATATTTACAATTAGCCAATACATTAATTCATGAAGTTAACCCATATGCTATTTCCATTTGTGAAGATATGAGTGGAATGCCAGGTGCGTGTCGGAAAATAAATGAAGGAGGATTAGGTTTCGACTATAGATTAGGAATGGGAATTCCAGACTATTGGACTACACTCTTAGAAGAAAAACAAGATGAAGAATGGCATATGGGAGATTTGTTTTATCATTTAACAAATCGCCGTTGGAAGGAAAAGACCATTGCTTATGCAGAAAGTCATGATCAAGCTTTAGTAGGAGATAAAACCATTGCATTTTGGTTGATGGATCAGGAAATGTATACGAATATGAGTGTGTTTTCACCAAGTATTAACATTGATCGAGGAATAGCATTACATAAAATGATTCGTTTTATTACAATGACTTTAGGAGGAGAAGGCTATTTAAATTTTATGGGAAATGAGTTTGGCCATCCCGAGTGGGTTGATTTTCCTCGCGAAGGGAATAATTGGAGTTATCATTATGCACGTCGTCAGTGGAGTTTACCTGAAACAGACCATTTGAAATATAAATTTTTGAATGAATTCGATGAGGCTATGATTGAATTTGCTAAAAAAGAAACTATTTTAGAGGGATATTCACATAAAATACATGAAGATAATGAAAGAAGAATATTGGTGTTTGAGAAAAATGAATTGATTTATATTTTTAATTTTAATCAAGATTCTTTTGAAGATTATAGTATTCCTATTTATAAAAAAGGTAATTATAAGGTAGTTTTTAGCTCTGATGATGAAATTTTTGGAGGTTTTAATCGAGTAGATAAAAAGTTTCAATATTTAATAGATGACAAACAATCTTTACAAATTTATTTACCAAGTAGAATGGTTGTGGTTTTAAAGAAAAATTAA